Proteins encoded by one window of Chaetodon trifascialis isolate fChaTrf1 chromosome 15, fChaTrf1.hap1, whole genome shotgun sequence:
- the ilf3b gene encoding interleukin enhancer-binding factor 3 homolog isoform X1: MPPPMRHRSMRVFMNDDRHVMAKHSVIYPTQEELESVQNMVSHTERALKAVSDWLDKQEKGTSKSDSDSTDTDKDSEHKDQATRSLRGVMRVGLVAKGLLLKGDLDLELVLLCKDKPTISLLKKVSENLVTQLKATEDKYVVTQHIREASIVIKNTKEPPLTLTIHLTSPLVREEMERAAAGESLSVNDPPDVLDRQKCLTALASLRHAKWFQARANGLRSCVIVIRILRDLCARVPTWAPLRGWPLELICEKAIGTGNRPMGAGEALRRVLECLASGILMADGAGISDPCEKEATDAIGHLDHQQREDITTSAQHALRLSAFGQLHKVLGMDPLPSKMPKKPRSETPIDYTVQIPPSTAYAPPMKRPIEEEEGTDDKSPNKKKKKLQKKSPEEKAEPPQAMNALMRLNQLKPGLQYKLVSQTGPVHVPVFTMAVEVDGTTFEASGPSKRTAKLHVAVKVLQDMGLPTGVEVKTAEPVKSEEAVAAATVEELKPVVTPVETTTAATGTATADATDAVETARQQGPILTKHGKNPVMELNEKRRGLKYELISETGGSHDKRFVMEVEIDGQKFQGTGSNKKVAKAYAALAALEWLFREGSVAEATKKKKGPPMHTPGFGMMGASGVGDAATPRGRGRGGRGRGRGRGFNNGGGYGQGGGFGTYGYGNSANSGYNYYNNGGTNGGAGAASSPSGGAPASTAPGSAQGSYGSYYQNDGAYTATSAAKPPKKKPPMHKGGKPPFPGPPGANTGSAGGYQSSSPTGQASYNQYGQGYGQGKKSFNQSQGGAGGYSYSTAYPSQVTGGAGGSQDYSYEGFNNQSNYNSQGGGGGGSQGFGTNHSQYHSPVGYGRGDGSMNYQYR; encoded by the exons ATG CCTCCCCCCATGCGCCACCGCTCCATGCGTGTCTTCATGAACGATGACCGCCATGTCATGGCCAAACACTCAGTAATCTACCCAACTCAGGAGGAACTGGAAAGTGTACAGAACATGGTATCTCACACAGAGCGGGCCCTCAAGGCCGTCTCCGACTGGCTGGATAAACAGGAGAAGGGAACCTCCAAGTCCGACTCCGATAGTACAGACACTGATAAGGACAG TGAGCACAAAGATCAGGCCACCCGCTCCCTGCGTGGCGTAATGAGGGTGGGTCTGGTTGCCAAGGGCCTGCTACTGAAGGGGGACCTCGACCTGGAGCTGGTGCTCCTCTGTAAGGACAAACCTACCATCAGTCTGCTGAAGAAAGTGTCTGAAAATCTTGTCACACAGCTCAAG GCGACAGAAGACAAGTATGTGGTGACCCAGCACATCCGTGAAGCCAGTATTGTCATCAAGAACACCAAGGAACCCCCTCTCACCCTCACCATTCACCTGACATCCCCTTTGGTTcgtgaggagatggagagggctgctgctggag AATCGCTTTCAGTCAACGATCCCCCGGATGTTCTGGACAGGCAGAAATGCCTAACTGCCTTGGCGTCTCTCCGCCACGCTAAGTGGTTCCAG GCCAGAGCCAACGGGCTGCGCTCCTGTGTCATCGTCATCCGGATCCTACGGGACCTGTGTGCCCGGGTCCCCACGTGGGCCCCTCTTCGTGGCTGG CCGCTGGAGCTGATCTGTGAGAAAGCCATTGGCACGGGGAACCGGCCCATGGGGGCAGGAGAAGCTCTGCGCAGAGTTTTAGAGTGTCTGGCTTCAGGAATCCTCATGGCGG ATGGTGCTGGAATCTCTGATCCATGTGAGAAGGAGGCCACAGATGCTATTGGTCATTTGGACCACCAGCAGAGAGAAGACATCACAACAAGTGCACAG CATGCCTTAAGACTGTCAGCTTTTGGACAGCTTCACAAAGTGCTTGGGATGGACCCCCTTCCCTCTAAGATGCCCAAGAAACCTCGTAGCGAGACTCCTATTGATTACACAG TACAAATCCCACCCAGTACGGCGTACGCCCCACCAATGAAAAGGCCcattgaggaagaggagggaacgGATGACAAGAGTccaaataagaagaagaaaaaactgcagAAGAAAT CTCCAGAGGAAAAGGCTGAGCCCCCCCAGGCTATGAACGCTCTGATGAGGCTCAATCAGCTGAAGCCAGGTCTCCAGTACAAACTGGTGTCTCAGACTGGCCCAGTTCATGTTCCGGTCTTCACGATGGCTGTAGAAGTGGACGGAACGACCTTCGAGGCTTCTGGTCCATCCAAACGCACTGCCAAGCTGCATGTAGCTGTAAAG GTCCTCCAGGACATGGGCCTGCCTACAGGAGTAGAAGTAAAGACTGCCGAGCCGGTAAAATCAGAAGAGGCGGTAGCAGCTGCCACCGTGGAAGAATTGAAGCCAGTCGTCACACCCGTTGAAACCACCACTGCTGCCACTGGAACAGCCACTGCAGACGCCACTGATGCTGTAGAG aCTGCTCGCCAACAGGGACCAATCCTGACGAAGCATGGCAAGAACCCCGTGATGGAGCTGAATGAGAAGCGGCGCGGCCTGAAGTATGAGCTCATCTCAGAGACCGGCGGCAGCCACGACAAACGCTTCGTCATGGAGGTGGAGATCGACGGCCAGAAATTTCAGGGGACGGGATCCAATAAGAAGGTGGCGAAGGCCTACGCTGCCCTGGCTGCTTTAGAATGGCTCTTCCGTGAGGGCTCTGTGGCCGAGGCCACGAAAAAGAAGAAGGGACCACCGATG caCACTCCGGGCTTCGGCATGATGGGAGCCTCTGGAGTCGGAGACGCAGCTACACCCaggggcagagggagaggagggcgagGGCGAGGAAGGGGCAGGGGCTTCAATAATGGTGGAGGCTACGGCCAAggag GTGGATTTGGAACATATGGTTACGGGAACAGCGCTAACTCCGGATACA ATTACTACAACAATGGTGGTACAAATGGAGGAGCCGGGGCGGCGAGCAGCCCATCAGGTGGCGCTCCAGCCAGCACGGCGCCAGGATCAGCACAGGGCTCCTATGGTTCATACTACCAGAATGATGGAGCCTACACTGCCACTTCTGCAGCCAAACCCCCCAAAAAGAAACCCCCCATGCACAAGGGAGGGAAGCCACCCTTTCCCGGTCCCCCCGGGGCAAACACAGGATCTGCAGGGGGGTACCAATCCAGCAGCCCCACGGGGCAGGCCTCCTATAACCAGTACGGCCAGGGCTACGGGCAGGGAAAGAAGAGTTTCAACCAGAGCCAGGGGGGGGCGGGCGGATACTCGTACAGCACTGCCTACCCGAGCCAGGTGACGGGGGGTGCTGGAGGTAGCCAAGACTACAGTTATGAAG GCTTCAACAATCAGTCCAACTACAACtcacagggaggaggtggaggaggctcCCAGGGCTTTGGCACCAACCACTCTCAGTATCACAGCCCAGTGGGTTACGGCAGGGGAGACGGCAGCATGAATTACCAGTACAGATAG
- the ilf3b gene encoding interleukin enhancer-binding factor 3 homolog isoform X3, whose amino-acid sequence MGAGEALRRVLECLASGILMADGAGISDPCEKEATDAIGHLDHQQREDITTSAQHALRLSAFGQLHKVLGMDPLPSKMPKKPRSETPIDYTVQIPPSTAYAPPMKRPIEEEEGTDDKSPNKKKKKLQKKSPEEKAEPPQAMNALMRLNQLKPGLQYKLVSQTGPVHVPVFTMAVEVDGTTFEASGPSKRTAKLHVAVKVLQDMGLPTGVEVKTAEPVKSEEAVAAATVEELKPVVTPVETTTAATGTATADATDAVETARQQGPILTKHGKNPVMELNEKRRGLKYELISETGGSHDKRFVMEVEIDGQKFQGTGSNKKVAKAYAALAALEWLFREGSVAEATKKKKGPPMHTPGFGMMGASGVGDAATPRGRGRGGRGRGRGRGFNNGGGYGQGGGFGTYGYGNSANSGYNYYNNGGTNGGAGAASSPSGGAPASTAPGSAQGSYGSYYQNDGAYTATSAAKPPKKKPPMHKGGKPPFPGPPGANTGSAGGYQSSSPTGQASYNQYGQGYGQGKKSFNQSQGGAGGYSYSTAYPSQVTGGAGGSQDYSYEGFNNQSNYNSQGGGGGGSQGFGTNHSQYHSPVGYGRGDGSMNYQYR is encoded by the exons ATGGGGGCAGGAGAAGCTCTGCGCAGAGTTTTAGAGTGTCTGGCTTCAGGAATCCTCATGGCGG ATGGTGCTGGAATCTCTGATCCATGTGAGAAGGAGGCCACAGATGCTATTGGTCATTTGGACCACCAGCAGAGAGAAGACATCACAACAAGTGCACAG CATGCCTTAAGACTGTCAGCTTTTGGACAGCTTCACAAAGTGCTTGGGATGGACCCCCTTCCCTCTAAGATGCCCAAGAAACCTCGTAGCGAGACTCCTATTGATTACACAG TACAAATCCCACCCAGTACGGCGTACGCCCCACCAATGAAAAGGCCcattgaggaagaggagggaacgGATGACAAGAGTccaaataagaagaagaaaaaactgcagAAGAAAT CTCCAGAGGAAAAGGCTGAGCCCCCCCAGGCTATGAACGCTCTGATGAGGCTCAATCAGCTGAAGCCAGGTCTCCAGTACAAACTGGTGTCTCAGACTGGCCCAGTTCATGTTCCGGTCTTCACGATGGCTGTAGAAGTGGACGGAACGACCTTCGAGGCTTCTGGTCCATCCAAACGCACTGCCAAGCTGCATGTAGCTGTAAAG GTCCTCCAGGACATGGGCCTGCCTACAGGAGTAGAAGTAAAGACTGCCGAGCCGGTAAAATCAGAAGAGGCGGTAGCAGCTGCCACCGTGGAAGAATTGAAGCCAGTCGTCACACCCGTTGAAACCACCACTGCTGCCACTGGAACAGCCACTGCAGACGCCACTGATGCTGTAGAG aCTGCTCGCCAACAGGGACCAATCCTGACGAAGCATGGCAAGAACCCCGTGATGGAGCTGAATGAGAAGCGGCGCGGCCTGAAGTATGAGCTCATCTCAGAGACCGGCGGCAGCCACGACAAACGCTTCGTCATGGAGGTGGAGATCGACGGCCAGAAATTTCAGGGGACGGGATCCAATAAGAAGGTGGCGAAGGCCTACGCTGCCCTGGCTGCTTTAGAATGGCTCTTCCGTGAGGGCTCTGTGGCCGAGGCCACGAAAAAGAAGAAGGGACCACCGATG caCACTCCGGGCTTCGGCATGATGGGAGCCTCTGGAGTCGGAGACGCAGCTACACCCaggggcagagggagaggagggcgagGGCGAGGAAGGGGCAGGGGCTTCAATAATGGTGGAGGCTACGGCCAAggag GTGGATTTGGAACATATGGTTACGGGAACAGCGCTAACTCCGGATACA ATTACTACAACAATGGTGGTACAAATGGAGGAGCCGGGGCGGCGAGCAGCCCATCAGGTGGCGCTCCAGCCAGCACGGCGCCAGGATCAGCACAGGGCTCCTATGGTTCATACTACCAGAATGATGGAGCCTACACTGCCACTTCTGCAGCCAAACCCCCCAAAAAGAAACCCCCCATGCACAAGGGAGGGAAGCCACCCTTTCCCGGTCCCCCCGGGGCAAACACAGGATCTGCAGGGGGGTACCAATCCAGCAGCCCCACGGGGCAGGCCTCCTATAACCAGTACGGCCAGGGCTACGGGCAGGGAAAGAAGAGTTTCAACCAGAGCCAGGGGGGGGCGGGCGGATACTCGTACAGCACTGCCTACCCGAGCCAGGTGACGGGGGGTGCTGGAGGTAGCCAAGACTACAGTTATGAAG GCTTCAACAATCAGTCCAACTACAACtcacagggaggaggtggaggaggctcCCAGGGCTTTGGCACCAACCACTCTCAGTATCACAGCCCAGTGGGTTACGGCAGGGGAGACGGCAGCATGAATTACCAGTACAGATAG
- the ilf3b gene encoding interleukin enhancer-binding factor 3 homolog isoform X2 has translation MPPPMRHRSMRVFMNDDRHVMAKHSVIYPTQEELESVQNMVSHTERALKAVSDWLDKQEKGTSKSDSDSTDTDKDSEHKDQATRSLRGVMRVGLVAKGLLLKGDLDLELVLLCKDKPTISLLKKVSENLVTQLKATEDKYVVTQHIREASIVIKNTKEPPLTLTIHLTSPLVREEMERAAAGESLSVNDPPDVLDRQKCLTALASLRHAKWFQARANGLRSCVIVIRILRDLCARVPTWAPLRGWPLELICEKAIGTGNRPMGAGEALRRVLECLASGILMADGAGISDPCEKEATDAIGHLDHQQREDITTSAQHALRLSAFGQLHKVLGMDPLPSKMPKKPRSETPIDYTVQIPPSTAYAPPMKRPIEEEEGTDDKSPNKKKKKLQKKSPEEKAEPPQAMNALMRLNQLKPGLQYKLVSQTGPVHVPVFTMAVEVDGTTFEASGPSKRTAKLHVAVKVLQDMGLPTGVEVKTAEPVKSEEAVAAATVEELKPVVTPVETTTAATGTATADATDAVETARQQGPILTKHGKNPVMELNEKRRGLKYELISETGGSHDKRFVMEVEIDGQKFQGTGSNKKVAKAYAALAALEWLFREGSVAEATKKKKGPPMHTPGFGMMGASGVGDAATPRGRGRGGRGRGRGRGFNNGGGYGQGGGFGTYGYGNSANSGYSDFVSDCYGYHEFAT, from the exons ATG CCTCCCCCCATGCGCCACCGCTCCATGCGTGTCTTCATGAACGATGACCGCCATGTCATGGCCAAACACTCAGTAATCTACCCAACTCAGGAGGAACTGGAAAGTGTACAGAACATGGTATCTCACACAGAGCGGGCCCTCAAGGCCGTCTCCGACTGGCTGGATAAACAGGAGAAGGGAACCTCCAAGTCCGACTCCGATAGTACAGACACTGATAAGGACAG TGAGCACAAAGATCAGGCCACCCGCTCCCTGCGTGGCGTAATGAGGGTGGGTCTGGTTGCCAAGGGCCTGCTACTGAAGGGGGACCTCGACCTGGAGCTGGTGCTCCTCTGTAAGGACAAACCTACCATCAGTCTGCTGAAGAAAGTGTCTGAAAATCTTGTCACACAGCTCAAG GCGACAGAAGACAAGTATGTGGTGACCCAGCACATCCGTGAAGCCAGTATTGTCATCAAGAACACCAAGGAACCCCCTCTCACCCTCACCATTCACCTGACATCCCCTTTGGTTcgtgaggagatggagagggctgctgctggag AATCGCTTTCAGTCAACGATCCCCCGGATGTTCTGGACAGGCAGAAATGCCTAACTGCCTTGGCGTCTCTCCGCCACGCTAAGTGGTTCCAG GCCAGAGCCAACGGGCTGCGCTCCTGTGTCATCGTCATCCGGATCCTACGGGACCTGTGTGCCCGGGTCCCCACGTGGGCCCCTCTTCGTGGCTGG CCGCTGGAGCTGATCTGTGAGAAAGCCATTGGCACGGGGAACCGGCCCATGGGGGCAGGAGAAGCTCTGCGCAGAGTTTTAGAGTGTCTGGCTTCAGGAATCCTCATGGCGG ATGGTGCTGGAATCTCTGATCCATGTGAGAAGGAGGCCACAGATGCTATTGGTCATTTGGACCACCAGCAGAGAGAAGACATCACAACAAGTGCACAG CATGCCTTAAGACTGTCAGCTTTTGGACAGCTTCACAAAGTGCTTGGGATGGACCCCCTTCCCTCTAAGATGCCCAAGAAACCTCGTAGCGAGACTCCTATTGATTACACAG TACAAATCCCACCCAGTACGGCGTACGCCCCACCAATGAAAAGGCCcattgaggaagaggagggaacgGATGACAAGAGTccaaataagaagaagaaaaaactgcagAAGAAAT CTCCAGAGGAAAAGGCTGAGCCCCCCCAGGCTATGAACGCTCTGATGAGGCTCAATCAGCTGAAGCCAGGTCTCCAGTACAAACTGGTGTCTCAGACTGGCCCAGTTCATGTTCCGGTCTTCACGATGGCTGTAGAAGTGGACGGAACGACCTTCGAGGCTTCTGGTCCATCCAAACGCACTGCCAAGCTGCATGTAGCTGTAAAG GTCCTCCAGGACATGGGCCTGCCTACAGGAGTAGAAGTAAAGACTGCCGAGCCGGTAAAATCAGAAGAGGCGGTAGCAGCTGCCACCGTGGAAGAATTGAAGCCAGTCGTCACACCCGTTGAAACCACCACTGCTGCCACTGGAACAGCCACTGCAGACGCCACTGATGCTGTAGAG aCTGCTCGCCAACAGGGACCAATCCTGACGAAGCATGGCAAGAACCCCGTGATGGAGCTGAATGAGAAGCGGCGCGGCCTGAAGTATGAGCTCATCTCAGAGACCGGCGGCAGCCACGACAAACGCTTCGTCATGGAGGTGGAGATCGACGGCCAGAAATTTCAGGGGACGGGATCCAATAAGAAGGTGGCGAAGGCCTACGCTGCCCTGGCTGCTTTAGAATGGCTCTTCCGTGAGGGCTCTGTGGCCGAGGCCACGAAAAAGAAGAAGGGACCACCGATG caCACTCCGGGCTTCGGCATGATGGGAGCCTCTGGAGTCGGAGACGCAGCTACACCCaggggcagagggagaggagggcgagGGCGAGGAAGGGGCAGGGGCTTCAATAATGGTGGAGGCTACGGCCAAggag GTGGATTTGGAACATATGGTTACGGGAACAGCGCTAACTCCGGATACA GTGACTTTGTCTCAGACTGCTATGGCTACCACGAGTTTGCGACATAG